In one Pseudomonadales bacterium genomic region, the following are encoded:
- a CDS encoding MMPL family transporter — translation MLQEQIVAAYVRLLDYPRSLLAVMAGLLTVAVFYGSGFSFDASSDTLVVEGDPDLATYLEVSATFGGDDFLLLTFTPHEGDIFDPDNLATLDMLAARLAAVPGVRDVFSILDAPLLKSPPVPLTELAAGFRTLRSADVDLDLAAAELTASPLFRELLITTDGRSSALRISLDQDRRLAALEAEQEALQAGRVHPAGGRLAEVEQQRREARARYLEERDRLIASVRGIRDEFTDRGVLHLGGVPMIAADMIAFVKNDLFTFGGLVFVLLVGSLYGFFRNWRWVLLPVAGSMITIAYTVGILGFAGRPVTVISSNFISLLAIITISLNIHLIVRYRELLQRDAEEGDDPDAAPGGLAVETMRSKFAPCVYNTLTTMAAFGSLMASSIVPVEDFGWMMCLGIFIGFLVTFTFFPAALLLIPGRPPGAKLNEELAFTRVLSFNARWRPGAILFAALGLLAVGVLGLSQVTLDNRFIDYFDENTEINAGMRFIDDRLGGTVPFEVVVAFDPYDEDALTDGEMDDFDDFDSGEEDAYPQRYWYTRDKLDRVAGLQTFLQTRPEVGKVLSLATLESLALEFTGGEPLSAFEIAAVLGELPDELRAELIEPYADPASGRMRLSARVVESGPAFDRAKLVADIRAHAEQVLDLAAEQIQITGMMVLFNSMLTQLFDSQVNTLIYVVGATFLMFLILLRSPLYALLGLVPNLLAAATVLAFMGYAQIPLDMMTITIAAVSVGIGVDDAIHYLHRFKEEFARTGDAREAVAWSHATIGRAMYFTSLTIVIGFSVLAFSNFVPTVTFGLLVALAMVLALLANLTLLPALLVLCLAGPRPLHVHQAREQARPTPDP, via the coding sequence ATGCTCCAGGAACAGATCGTCGCCGCTTATGTCCGGCTGCTCGACTATCCCCGCTCGTTGCTCGCAGTTATGGCCGGACTGCTCACGGTCGCGGTCTTTTATGGCAGTGGCTTCAGCTTCGATGCGTCCTCCGACACCCTGGTCGTTGAGGGGGATCCCGACCTTGCCACCTATCTGGAAGTGAGCGCCACTTTCGGTGGCGATGATTTTCTCCTCCTGACTTTCACCCCCCATGAGGGCGATATTTTCGACCCGGACAATCTGGCTACGCTGGATATGCTGGCCGCCCGCCTCGCGGCGGTGCCGGGGGTGCGCGATGTATTTTCCATCCTCGATGCGCCACTGCTGAAAAGTCCACCCGTGCCGCTGACGGAGCTGGCGGCAGGCTTCCGGACACTGCGCTCTGCCGATGTGGATCTGGATCTGGCCGCGGCAGAACTGACAGCCAGTCCATTGTTCCGGGAGCTGCTGATCACGACGGATGGGCGCTCGAGCGCGCTGCGCATCAGTCTCGATCAGGACCGCAGGCTGGCCGCGCTGGAAGCTGAGCAGGAGGCTCTGCAGGCCGGCAGAGTGCACCCGGCAGGCGGTCGGCTGGCAGAGGTTGAGCAGCAGCGTCGCGAGGCCAGAGCCCGGTACCTGGAGGAGAGAGACCGGCTCATTGCCTCCGTGCGCGGGATTCGGGATGAGTTCACCGACAGGGGCGTGCTGCACCTCGGGGGCGTGCCTATGATCGCCGCGGACATGATCGCGTTCGTGAAGAACGATCTGTTCACCTTTGGCGGTCTGGTATTCGTGCTGCTGGTCGGCTCTCTTTACGGCTTTTTCCGCAACTGGCGCTGGGTACTGCTGCCGGTCGCCGGCAGCATGATCACGATTGCTTATACCGTCGGGATCCTCGGTTTCGCCGGTCGGCCGGTGACGGTGATTTCGAGTAACTTCATTTCCCTGCTCGCGATCATCACGATCTCGCTCAACATCCATCTGATCGTTCGCTATCGGGAACTACTGCAGCGCGATGCTGAAGAGGGGGATGATCCGGACGCTGCCCCTGGCGGTCTCGCAGTGGAAACCATGCGCAGTAAATTCGCGCCCTGTGTCTACAACACACTGACCACCATGGCGGCCTTCGGATCGCTGATGGCCAGCAGCATAGTTCCGGTGGAGGATTTCGGCTGGATGATGTGTCTGGGCATCTTTATCGGTTTTCTGGTGACTTTCACCTTTTTTCCGGCAGCCCTGCTGCTGATCCCGGGCCGGCCACCAGGCGCGAAGCTTAACGAGGAACTGGCCTTCACCCGGGTTCTCTCCTTCAACGCCCGCTGGCGACCCGGCGCGATTCTCTTCGCAGCACTCGGCCTGCTGGCTGTGGGCGTACTCGGATTGAGTCAGGTGACGCTGGACAACCGCTTCATCGATTACTTCGATGAGAACACCGAGATCAATGCGGGCATGCGCTTTATCGATGACCGCCTGGGTGGAACGGTGCCTTTCGAAGTGGTGGTGGCATTCGACCCTTATGATGAAGACGCTCTGACAGACGGCGAAATGGACGACTTCGACGACTTCGATTCCGGGGAGGAAGACGCCTATCCGCAGCGTTACTGGTACACGAGAGACAAACTCGATCGCGTTGCGGGACTTCAGACCTTCCTGCAGACGCGGCCCGAGGTCGGCAAGGTCCTGTCTCTTGCGACACTCGAATCACTGGCGCTCGAGTTCACCGGTGGAGAACCTCTGTCTGCCTTTGAGATCGCCGCCGTGCTGGGTGAACTGCCCGACGAGCTGCGGGCCGAACTCATCGAACCTTATGCGGATCCTGCCAGTGGCAGAATGCGGCTTTCTGCCCGGGTAGTAGAGAGCGGGCCGGCATTCGACCGGGCGAAACTCGTCGCTGACATAAGGGCCCACGCAGAGCAGGTCCTGGATCTTGCAGCGGAGCAGATTCAGATCACCGGTATGATGGTGCTCTTCAACAGCATGCTCACCCAGCTCTTCGATTCGCAGGTCAATACACTGATCTATGTGGTTGGCGCCACCTTCCTGATGTTTCTCATTCTGCTGCGTTCTCCGCTGTATGCGCTGCTCGGCCTGGTACCGAATCTGCTCGCAGCGGCGACTGTGCTGGCGTTCATGGGCTATGCGCAGATTCCTCTGGACATGATGACGATCACTATCGCTGCGGTATCCGTGGGCATCGGTGTGGACGATGCCATTCACTACCTGCACCGCTTCAAGGAGGAATTCGCGCGGACGGGGGATGCCCGTGAAGCGGTGGCCTGGAGTCACGCGACCATCGGACGTGCCATGTATTTCACGAGTCTGACCATCGTGATCGGATTCTCGGTGCTGGCTTTCTCGAATTTTGTCCCCACGGTTACTTTTGGTTTGCTGGTCGCGCTGGCCATGGTGCTGGCGCTGCTGGCGAACCTCACCCTGCTGCCGGCGCTGCTGGTACTGTGCCTGGCCGGACCCCGGCCCCTGCACGTGCATCAGGCACGGGAGCAGGCGCGGCCTACTCCAGATCCCTGA
- the trpE gene encoding anthranilate synthase component I, with amino-acid sequence MDAKQFSELAAQGFNRIPISIRVLADLDTPLSTYLKLARGPYSYLLESAHGGEKWGRYSIIGLPCRTVLKVVGEQITVSTDGEVLEAVSDPDPLSFIEAFQARFRVPDLPELPRFFGGLVGYFGYDTVRYVEPRLKGSAPPDPLGTPDILLMLSEEVVVFDNLKGHMQLIRLVDPGDPDIFQRTLEHLQERARSLLRVVPEIPTTPTNQPVEESDFVSEFGESAFREAVEKIRDYTRAGDVMQVVLAQRMSLPFASEPINLYRALRSLNPSPYMYFMDLDDFQIVSSSPEILARVEDGVITNRPLAGTRRRGRTPEEDLALEKELLADPKELAEHLMLIDLGRNDVGRVAATGSVEVTEKFVIERYSHVMHISSNVVGRLEPGRTAMDVLRATLPVGTLSGAPKIRAMEIIDELEPVKRGIYGGAVGYLAWNGNMDTAIAIRTAVIKDGTLYIEAGGGIVADSQSRLEWKESMNKGRAIFTAAALAERSFRDLE; translated from the coding sequence ATGGACGCAAAACAATTCAGTGAACTTGCCGCGCAGGGTTTCAACCGCATCCCCATTTCGATACGGGTCCTCGCAGACCTGGACACACCCCTTTCCACCTATCTGAAGCTGGCCCGGGGACCCTACTCATACCTGCTCGAATCCGCTCACGGTGGCGAGAAGTGGGGGCGCTACTCGATCATCGGTCTGCCCTGCCGGACCGTGCTGAAAGTCGTGGGCGAACAGATTACGGTCAGTACCGACGGTGAGGTACTGGAGGCGGTCAGCGATCCGGACCCCTTGAGTTTCATCGAAGCCTTCCAGGCCCGCTTCAGGGTTCCCGATCTGCCGGAGCTGCCGCGTTTCTTCGGCGGTCTGGTCGGATATTTCGGCTACGACACGGTCCGCTACGTCGAGCCGCGGCTTAAGGGCAGCGCCCCACCGGACCCCCTCGGGACTCCGGACATTCTGCTCATGCTCTCTGAGGAAGTGGTCGTCTTCGACAACCTCAAAGGTCACATGCAGCTGATCCGGCTGGTCGATCCCGGTGATCCCGATATCTTTCAACGGACGCTGGAGCATCTGCAGGAACGAGCACGCAGCCTGTTGCGCGTGGTACCCGAAATCCCCACCACGCCGACCAACCAGCCGGTCGAGGAAAGCGATTTCGTTTCCGAATTCGGCGAGAGTGCCTTCCGCGAGGCGGTAGAGAAGATACGCGACTACACCCGGGCGGGAGACGTGATGCAGGTGGTGCTCGCGCAGCGCATGTCGCTGCCATTCGCATCCGAACCCATCAATCTCTATCGGGCGCTGCGCAGTCTCAATCCTTCTCCCTACATGTATTTCATGGATCTCGACGATTTCCAGATCGTCAGTTCCTCTCCGGAGATACTGGCCCGGGTCGAAGACGGCGTGATCACCAATCGACCCCTGGCAGGCACCCGCCGCAGGGGCCGCACGCCCGAAGAAGATCTCGCTCTGGAGAAGGAGCTGCTCGCAGATCCCAAGGAACTCGCCGAACACCTGATGCTCATCGATCTTGGTCGCAACGATGTCGGCAGAGTGGCTGCAACCGGCTCGGTCGAGGTCACCGAAAAATTCGTAATCGAACGCTACTCACACGTCATGCATATCTCCAGCAACGTGGTAGGCAGGCTCGAACCGGGCCGCACCGCCATGGACGTGCTGCGCGCCACCCTGCCGGTCGGGACGCTGTCCGGTGCACCGAAGATCCGTGCCATGGAAATCATCGACGAGCTGGAGCCGGTAAAACGGGGCATCTACGGTGGTGCAGTGGGTTACCTGGCCTGGAACGGCAATATGGACACGGCAATCGCCATCCGTACGGCGGTGATCAAGGACGGCACCCTCTACATCGAAGCCGGTGGTGGCATCGTCGCAGATTCCCAGTCACGGCTCGAATGGAAAGAGAGCATGAACAAGGGGCGCGCCATTTTCACCGCCGCCGCCCTTGCGGAACGCAGCTTCAGGGATCTGGAGTAG
- a CDS encoding CinA family protein, whose protein sequence is MTDQPNATTSALPAQERAVATLAAEVAARLRDRNWRLIAAESCTGGLLAAALTALPGSSNWFEGSFVTYRLSAKEQMLGVSTQMLQRHGAVSEPVARAMAEGALHNSSADISVSITGIAGPEGGDVRLPVGTVWFGWGLRLPEIQCAQTATHRLPGDRQQIRLAAVAVALRGILELTSPAQGAR, encoded by the coding sequence ATGACGGATCAGCCAAACGCAACGACGTCGGCCCTCCCCGCGCAGGAGCGCGCAGTCGCCACGCTGGCGGCAGAAGTCGCTGCGCGACTGCGGGACAGAAACTGGCGACTCATTGCCGCCGAATCCTGCACCGGTGGTCTGCTGGCGGCGGCGTTGACCGCGTTGCCCGGTTCTTCGAACTGGTTCGAAGGCAGCTTCGTCACCTACCGCCTCTCGGCCAAGGAGCAGATGCTGGGCGTATCGACGCAGATGCTGCAGCGCCATGGTGCGGTCAGTGAGCCGGTTGCCCGGGCCATGGCGGAGGGCGCCCTGCACAACAGCAGCGCGGACATCAGTGTCTCCATCACCGGCATTGCCGGACCGGAAGGCGGCGACGTTCGCCTGCCGGTCGGCACCGTCTGGTTCGGCTGGGGCCTGCGGCTACCCGAGATTCAATGCGCCCAGACCGCCACCCACCGTCTGCCGGGTGATCGCCAGCAGATCAGGCTGGCGGCGGTGGCGGTTGCGCTGCGTGGCATTCTTGAACTGACCTCGCCCGCTCAGGGTGCCCGCTAG